In Leishmania donovani BPK282A1 complete genome, chromosome 28, one DNA window encodes the following:
- a CDS encoding glycerol-3-phosphate dehydrogenase (FAD-dependent), mitochondrial yields the protein MAATAVKYVIGAGVAVFGGMVGFSYTNPAWTQRRFDTSKCPPLKYETVPTREMCVQALKAHNSVTNPLDVLIIGGGCVGAGSALDAVTRGLSVGMVDMGDYAGETSSRSTKLIHGGIRYLQKAVFQADPMQLKLVAEALRERTIMIHQAPHLCHSLPTLVPCYHPIDIGMYWCGAKMYDLMAAFYGGTLEYSSFLFPYEVMKAYPKLRKMDQDNNALLGAVRYYDGQMNDARLCYSVAMTAACYGAATVNYARVKQMEVVKDDKGDELVRAIIEESIARKTIEVYSRSIINAGGPFSGEVEKLAKGAERQLDMFPAAGTHIVIDRKYCPREREAMVVPSNDGRVVFAIPWLGGCLLGTTDHTCDVQSNPPVPQADVDFLLENIRPFIGSVPPEAVKSAWTGIRPLAIPKAQKLRGGGTQNIVREHVIAVDPKSHVLNITGGKWTTYRKMAEEAVDELQRTLMKGKADFKPCCTMNLVLVGARNLDKVASTAPLGIPEDVHKHWRSNYGDRYGEVMAVATKDSKLMARLAKDSPVVEAEVVYAAQGEHCEHVMDFIARRTRIAFVNAEQAEQVVPRVTELMGQVKGWGNSKRNAERAAAYSALASFQGR from the coding sequence ATGGCCGCTACCGCCGTGAAATACGTtatcggcgccggcgtggccGTCTTCGGTGGGATGGTGGGCTTCAGCTACACAAACCCCGCGTGGACGCAGCGCAGATTTGACACAAGCAAGTGTCCGCCGCTGAAGTACGAGACTGTGCCGACGCGCGAGAtgtgcgtgcaggcgctgaaggcgcaCAACTCGGTGACGAACCCGCTTGACGTGCTGATCATTGGCGGCGGATGCGTCGGCGCTGGGTCTGCCCTGGACGCCGTCACGCGCGGCTTGTCGGTCGGCATGGTGGACATGGGCGACTACGCTGGTGAGACGAGCAGTCGCAGCACGAAGCTCATCCATGGCGGTATCCGCTACCTGCAGAAGGCTGTTTTTCAGGCGGACCCCATGCAGCTGAAGCTTGTGgctgaggcgctgcgcgagcgcacCATCATGATCCACCAGGCTCCACACTTGTGCCACAGTCTGCCAACACTGGTGCCGTGCTATCACCCGATCGATATTGGCATGTACTGGTGTGGTGCGAAGATGTACGACCTCATGGCCGCTTTTTATGGTGGCACCCTGGAATACTCTAGCTTCCTCTTTCCCTACGAGGTGATGAAAGCTTATCCGAAGCTGAGGAAGATGGATCAGGACAACAACGCCCTCCTCGGCGCTGTGCGCTACTATGACGGACAGATGAATGACGCACGGCTCTGCTACTCGGTGGCCATGACGGCAGCTTGctacggcgccgccacggtgaACTACGCCAGGGTGAAGCAGATGGAGGTGGTGAAGGACGACAAGGGCGATGAGCTGGTGCGCGCCATCATCGAGGAAAGCATCGCCAGGAAGACGATCGAGGTATACAGCAGGTCTATCATCAACGCAGGTGGTCCCTTCAGCGGCGAGGTCGAGAAGCTTGCAAAGGGTGCCGAAAGGCAGCTCGACATGTTCCCGGCCGCTGGCACGCATATCGTGATTGACCGCAAGTACTGCCCGAGGGAGCGCGAGGCGATGGTCGTGCCATCGAACGACGGCCGCGTCGTCTTTGCCATTCCGTGGCTCGGTGGCTGCCTGCTTGGCACCACAGACCACACGTGTGACGTGCAGTCCAACCCGCCGGTGCCACAAGCGGACGTGGACTTCCTCCTAGAGAACATCAGACCCTTCATCGGCAGCGTGCCGCCGGAGGCAGTGAAATCCGCGTGGACCGGCATTCGCCCGCTCGCGATTCCGAAGGCGCAGAAGCtgaggggcggcggcacgcagaACATCGTGCGCGAGCACGTCATCGCGGTGGATCCGAAGTCGCACGTGCTGAACATCACCGGCGGGAAGTGGACAACTTACCGTAAGatggcagaggaggcggtggacgaATTGCAGAGGACTCTCATGAAAGGCAAGGCCGACTTCAAGCCCTGCTGTACTATGAACCTGGTGCTCGTGGGTGCGCGGAATCTTGACAAAGTCGCGTCCACCGCCCCCTTGGGCATCCCTGAGGACGTGCATAAGCACTGGCGCTCCAACTACGGTGATCGCTACGGCGAGGTGATGGCCGTTGCCACGAAGGACTCCAAGCTGATGGCGCGCCTGGCGAAGGACTCGCCAGTGGTCGAGGCCGAGGTTGTCTATGCGGCTCAGGGAGAACACTGCGAGCACGTCATGGACTTCATCGCTCGCCGCACCCGGATAGCCTTTGTGAACGCCGAGCAGGCGGAGCAGGTGGTGCCACGTGTGACAGAGCTCATGGGGCAAGTTAAGGGTTGGGGGAACTCGAAGCGCAATGCGGAGAGGGCGGCCGCTTACtccgccctcgcctccttccAGGGCAGGTAG
- a CDS encoding carbonic anhydrase-like protein produces the protein MTLPFCAALAIAQLVLFVSVAGVVSGLDEQHSYYEGNYGTTGLVFGSPDSSRTSWDYTNLKDWPTLCLTGRRQSPISFANVNPDEVVTNALLQRLQFSSKCVFPREETQMRIINEGIVSTVSFEELGRSLDDMSECTVMDPLNRSLTYHFMGLHFHAMPVHQLRTLRPDAEMHMSFTTNHVEQKMRNVLIVAVMLKASAMVNSTSARALQHILVDGSLPKRNAMTTCFLTESLSLFSLIPARESYLLYDGSQTHPPCTENVRWVVMTSPILISPVALGRLRDAMDALLPNDFHRFGNARPPQALNGRLIFRFDDRSVPDGGNRGEGNFKDAWSHKDEGWANRSLGVRAGRVLEGSLVEVDGDYKYDSAVVVSPVSPNPVSASRNGTTHASSPPITTSPGRYNGSSDQAMAKPGTGALGPAYMANASRTGPETHSHVNESDADYSNATANASSAPRTSVVSSASASSADESMPSGLHHGSESSAPTPSDESAPRSTTTSTTTTTTTTKEPSGTKGKKRYGDGASKNTSEADAGVVDSVKSIVTRAFTSVKAFSIGAFQSSVAYAKANPVRAVLVLLCIIVLIFLISTCCRGWRRPVYVVGIDPTELQPLNSAKRFDLYGGTGTGTVAVR, from the coding sequence ATGACACTTCCTttctgcgccgccctcgccatcgcgcagctggtgctTTTCGTCAGCGTCGCTGGTGTCGTCAGTGGGCTGGACGAGCAGCACTCGTACTACGAGGGCAACTACGGCACAACCGGGCTGGTGTTCGGCAGTCCCGACAgctcgcgcacctcctgGGACTACACAAACCTGAAGGATTGGCCAACGCTGTGCTTGACGGGGAGACGGCAGAGCCCGATTTCCTTCGCGAATGTGAACCCCGACGAGGTTGTGACGAatgctctgctgcagcgattGCAGTTCTCCTCCAAGTGCGTCTTCCCACGTGAGGAGACGCAGATGCGAATCATCAACGAGGGCATCGTGAGCACAGTCAGCTTTGAGGAGCTGGGCCGCTCGCTGGATGACATGAGCGAGTGCACGGTGATGGACCCGCTGAACCGTTCGCTCACCTACCACTTCATGGGCCTGCACTTTCATGCCATGCCGGTGCACCAACTCCGCACGCTGCGCCCCGATGCCGAAATGCACATGTCTTTTACCACAAATCATGTAGAACAAAAGATGCGTAATGTACTGATAGTGGCGGTGATGCTAAAGGCCTCCGCCATGGTCAACAGCACCTCAGcgcgagcgctgcagcacatcttAGTGGACGGCTCGCTGCCGAAGCGCAACGCCATGACAACGTGCTTCCTGACAGAgagcctctccctcttctcgctAATTCCGGCGCGCGAGAGCTACCTGCTCTACGACGGCTCCCAGACGCACCCACCCTGCACCGAGAACGTCCGTTGGGTGGTAATGACCTCGCCAATTCTCATCTCACCCGTGGCGCTCGGCAGGCTGCGCGACGCGatggatgcgctgctgccgaacgACTTCCACCGCTTCGGCAACGCCCGTCCGCCGCAGGCCCTCAATGGTCGTCTTATTTTCCGCTTCGACGACAGGTCCGTTCCGGACGGCGGCAACAGGGGTGAAGGCAACTTCAAAGATGCATGGAGTCACAAGGACGAAGGCTGGGCGAATCGCTCCCTGGGAGTGCGGGCGGGCCGCGTGCTGGAAGGGTCTCTGGTGGAGGTGGATGGTGACTATAAGTacgacagcgccgtcgttGTCTCGCCAGTGTCGCCAAACCCTGTCTCGGCGTCAAGGAATGGCACCACTCACGCGTCTTCGCCACCCATCACAACCAGCCCAGGCAGGTACAACGGATCATCGGACCAAGCAATGGCGAAACCGGGCACGGGGGCGCTGGGGCCGGCGTATATGGCGAATGCGAGCAGAACTGGCCCGGAAACGCACTCTCACGTCAACGAGAGCGACGCAGACTACTCAAATGCAACCGCAAATGCAAGTTCAGCGCCACGAACAAGCGTCGTGTCGTCTGCCTCCGCGTCCAGCGCCGACGAGAGCATGCCCAGTGGGTTACATCATGGCTCCGAGTCctcagcgccgacgccatcTGACGAATCGGCGCCACGGTCAACGACAACGTcgacgaccaccaccacgactACAACGAAGGAGCCTTCGGGCACCAAGGGAAAGAAGAGGTACGGGGACGGAGCCTCGAAGAACACCTCCGAAGCCGATGCCGGGGTTGTGGACTCGGTCAAGTCCATCGTGACACGTGCGTTTACTTCTGTGAAGGCCTTTAGCATTGGAGCCTTTCAGTCTTCTGTAGCTTACGCCAAGGCAAACCCGGTGCGTGCAGTGCTCGTTCTGCTGTGCATCATCGTACTCATCTTTCTTATCTCCACATGCTGCCGCGGGTGGAGGCGGCCAGTTTATGTGGTGGGGATCGATCCGACAGAGCTGCAACCCCTCAACTCTGCCAAACGGTTCGACCTctacggcggcaccggcaccggcaccgtgGCGGTGCGGTAA
- a CDS encoding propionyl-coa carboxylase beta chain, putative, whose amino-acid sequence MRRLRCGVVFAAMGVGGMSSTQLTKEFDRHTHKPTTAEKSRHKKKRLTAMERVQLFCDPGTFRERDALVEHECHNFGMEKRRVPGDGFVTGAGKVFGRPVFLFSHDFTVFGGSLSGSNAAKVVRIMEEAAKIGVPVIGFNDSGGARIQEGVDSLAGYADIFLRNTLFSGVIPQISVIMGPCAGGAVYSPAITDFTFMVDNSSYMFVTGPEVVSAVGGKLVTKDELGGPRVHATKSGVSAGTFPNDIVAMAQLRRLYSYLPLSNRDSAPVVPTADNRHRDVSSLNTVVPVEVKEAYDMRDAIFPVIDQDSFFEIQPQFAKNIICGFARVEGRSVCIIANQPKVQAGVLDIDSSVKAARMVRFADAFNIPIITFVDVPGFLPGVQQEYGGIIRHGAKLLYAYAEATVPKVTIITRKAYGGAYDVMSSKHLRGDSNYAWPRAEIAVMGAAGACKLLYSKETAEQQAQRIADYEKAFCTPLSAARKGFVDAVIDPSETRMRVCEDLERLSRKQLRNPWKKHGNIPL is encoded by the coding sequence atGCGCCGGTTGCGATGTGGGGTGGTTTTCGCGGCCATGGGTGTGGGCGGGATGAGCTCCACGCAGCTAACAAAGGAATTTgaccgccacacacacaagccgACCACCGCTGAGAAGTCACGTCACAAGAAGAAGCGCCTGACTGCCATGGAGCGCGTGCAGCTCTTCTGCGACCCCGGCACGTTCCGCGAGCGTGATGCCCTGGTTGAGCACGAGTGCCACAATTTCGGcatggagaagaggagggtgcCTGGTGACGGCTTCGTTACGGGTGCGGGCAAAGTCTTTGGCCGCCCTGTGTTTCTCTTCTCGCACGACTTTACGGTGTTCGGCGGCTCTCTCTCCGGCTCCAACGCCGCCAAAGTGGTGCGCATCATGGAGGAGGCCGCCAAGATCGGCGTGCCAGTGATCGGCTTCAACGACTCCGGCGGCGCTCGCATCCAAGAGGGTGTGGACTCGCTGGCTGGCTATGCTGACATTTTCCTCCGCAACACGCTCTTCTCTGGGGTCATTCCACAGATCTCCGTGATCATGGGGCCttgtgccggcggtgccgtctaCTCGCCCGCCATCACCGACTTCACGTTCATGGTGGACAACTCGTCCTACATGTTTGTGACGGGTCCGGAGGTGGTGAGTGCCGTGGGTGGAAAGCTAGTGACCAAGGACGAGCTTGGCGGtccgcgtgtgcacgcgacCAAGTCGGGTGTGTCGGCGGGTACATTCCCGAACGACATCGTTgcgatggcgcagctccgccgcctgtACTCGTATCTGCCATTGAGCAACCGCGACTCTGCCCCGGTTGTGCCGACGGCTGACAACCGCCACCGTGATGTCTCCTCGCTGAACACGGTCGTGCCGGTggaggtgaaggaggcgtACGACATGCGCGACGCTATCTTCCCTGTGATCGACCAAGACTCCTTCTTCGAGATACAGCCGCAGTTTGCCAAGAACATCATCTGCGGTTTCGCCCGCGTTGAGGGCCGCTCCGTGTGCATCATTGCGAACCAGCCGAAGGTGCAGGCTGGCGTGCTCGACATCGACTCCTCCGTCAAGGCTGCGCGCATGGTGCGTTTTGCCGATGCCTTCAACATCCCGATCATCACCTTCGTAGACGTCCCCGGATTCTTGCCTGGCGTGCAGCAGGAATACGGCGGCATCATTCGCCACGGTGCGAAGCTGCTGTACGCCTACGCTGAGGCGACTGTCCCGAAGGTGACAATCATTACGCGCAAGGCGTACGGTGGCGCCTACGATGTGATGAGCTCGAAACACCTCCGTGGCGACAGCAACTACGCCTGGCCGCGCGCCGAGATTGCCGTCAtgggcgccgccggcgcatgCAAGCTTCTGTACTCGaaggagacggcggagcagcaggcgcagcgtaTCGCCGATTACGAGAAGGCCTTCTGTACACCGCTGTCGGCCGCTCGAAAGGGATTCGTGGATGCGGTGATTGACCCCAGCGAGAcccgcatgcgcgtgtgcgaggaCCTGGAGCGCCTGTCCCGCAAGCAGCTCCGCAATCCATGGAAGAAGCACGGTAACATTCCGCTGTAA